A section of the Rummeliibacillus pycnus genome encodes:
- a CDS encoding LTA synthase family protein, producing the protein MNLKKLPKHSILVIAIITTWIKTYITYQTSFDMKIENAMQQLILFINPLAFLLFIYGISLFFKTAKVRNRYMITMSIILSIVVYGNVAFYRFFNDFLTLPVLFQTSNFSDLGNSAGSSMYFGDIFYFTDTILLILAVKFLPVAKEATIVKPNLRRTYFVLSFAMLFLNLGLAETERPQLLTRSFDRQLLVKNIGTFNYQLYDIFIQSKSHAQRAFADGSELSDVTNYIKSNQAENNKKTFGVAKKRNVIIISLESTQNFVINNKVNGQEITPFLNKLTKDKDTFYFDNFYHQTGLGKTSDAEFIIENSLFGTGRGAVFFTNSGNTFNSMAEKLDNNGYYTSVLHANNKSFWNRDMMYQALKIKHFYDVDSYHVTDANSANWGLKDIPYMDQSVNIMKKLPQPFYTRMITLSNHFPFTSDPEDQLIKPYTSDDNTVNRYFQTVRYTDEAIKELFKDLKKSGLYDNSIIVMYGDHYGISENHNKAMAQYLGKDSITPFDSAQLQKVPFFIHIPHSGIGKQMHEVAGQMDVRPTILHLLGINTKDDLQLGTDLFSKDHKDFVTFRDGRFVTDKLVYAGEVCYDKKTGQKTDISKCQPYIEQSNKKLDYSDKIINGDLLRFYDDQTGKTKSNNKK; encoded by the coding sequence ATGAATCTGAAAAAGCTACCTAAACATTCAATTTTGGTGATTGCAATCATCACCACTTGGATCAAGACATATATTACTTATCAAACAAGCTTTGATATGAAAATTGAAAATGCAATGCAACAGCTGATATTATTTATAAATCCGCTAGCATTTTTATTATTTATATATGGGATTTCGTTATTCTTTAAAACTGCTAAAGTACGAAATCGTTATATGATAACTATGAGTATTATTTTGTCCATAGTTGTATATGGGAATGTTGCGTTTTATAGATTCTTTAATGACTTTTTAACGCTACCTGTATTGTTCCAAACTAGTAACTTTAGTGATTTAGGAAACTCTGCAGGATCATCTATGTACTTTGGGGATATTTTCTATTTTACAGATACAATACTTTTAATTTTAGCTGTTAAATTTTTACCTGTTGCTAAAGAAGCAACTATTGTAAAACCTAACTTACGTCGCACATATTTTGTTTTATCTTTTGCGATGCTATTCTTAAATCTAGGTCTAGCTGAAACTGAAAGACCACAATTATTAACTCGTAGTTTTGATCGTCAATTACTAGTAAAGAATATTGGTACTTTCAACTATCAATTATATGATATTTTCATTCAGTCAAAATCACATGCTCAACGTGCTTTTGCAGATGGTAGTGAATTATCTGATGTAACAAACTATATTAAATCGAACCAAGCTGAAAACAATAAAAAAACATTTGGTGTTGCCAAAAAACGTAATGTAATTATCATTTCACTTGAATCTACACAAAACTTTGTGATTAATAATAAAGTGAATGGTCAAGAGATTACACCATTCCTTAATAAACTAACAAAAGATAAAGATACCTTCTATTTTGATAATTTCTATCATCAAACAGGTTTAGGTAAGACATCTGATGCTGAGTTTATTATTGAAAACTCTTTATTTGGTACTGGACGAGGTGCAGTATTCTTCACAAATAGTGGAAATACATTCAACTCAATGGCAGAAAAACTTGATAACAATGGTTACTATACTTCTGTACTTCATGCGAATAATAAAAGTTTCTGGAACCGCGATATGATGTACCAAGCATTAAAAATTAAACATTTCTATGATGTAGATTCATATCATGTAACTGATGCAAACTCAGCAAACTGGGGTCTAAAAGATATTCCATATATGGATCAATCAGTAAACATTATGAAAAAGTTACCACAACCATTCTATACAAGAATGATTACTTTATCTAATCACTTCCCATTCACATCAGATCCGGAAGATCAATTGATCAAACCATATACTTCTGATGATAATACTGTAAATCGTTACTTCCAAACTGTACGATATACAGATGAAGCGATTAAAGAATTGTTTAAAGACCTTAAAAAATCAGGTTTATACGATAACTCAATTATCGTTATGTATGGTGACCACTATGGTATTTCTGAAAACCACAACAAAGCAATGGCTCAATATCTAGGTAAAGATTCAATTACACCATTTGATTCTGCTCAACTTCAAAAAGTACCGTTCTTTATCCATATTCCACATTCAGGAATTGGTAAACAAATGCATGAAGTTGCTGGACAAATGGACGTAAGACCAACCATTTTACACTTGCTAGGTATCAATACTAAAGACGATTTACAATTAGGTACAGATTTATTCTCTAAAGATCACAAAGACTTTGTAACATTCCGTGATGGTCGATTTGTAACTGACAAATTGGTTTATGCAGGCGAAGTATGTTATGATAAGAAAACTGGCCAAAAAACAGATATTTCGAAATGTCAACCATATATTGAGCAATCCAACAAAAAACTAGATTACTCAGATAAAATTATCAATGGTGACTTGCTTCGATTCTATGATGATCAAACAGGAAAAACTAAATCAAACAATAAAAAATAG